Genomic DNA from uncultured Desulfuromusa sp.:
GATTCAAAGCTTTCAACCACAGAATTCCAGGCGATTTCAATTTTTTCGTCAGCAATGGCCCGATCTTGCAGAATCTTGGTCGCACGAAGTTGGTCACGCCGATGGACCAGAATGACTTTGCTGGCGAAACGGGTCAGAAACAATGCTTCCTCGACGGCAGTATCTCCGCCGCCAATTACGGCAATCGGTACGTCACGAAAAAAAGCACCGTCGCAGGTTGCGCAGTACGAAACCCCTTTACCAACCAGAGCTTCTTCACCCTCAACTCCCAGTTTTCTTGGAATCGCTCCTGTTGCTATAATGACAGCTTTACAGGTGATTTCTTTGCCGTCGACAATCAGGGTTTTGGTGGCACCGTTGTCGATGACCTTTTCGACGGTACCATAATCAGTTTCCAAGCCGAATTCGACACAATGCTCCTGAAAACGTGTCATCAGTTCCGGGCCGCCAATTCCACCCGGATATCCCGGCCAGTTTTCGACCAGAGTTGTTGTCATCATTTGCCCACCCATAATCATTTTTTCGAGCAACAGAGTTTTCAATCGTGCTCGAGAGGCATAGAGGCCGGCTGTCATTCCTGCTGGGCCACCTCCAACGATGATGACATCGTATTCAGCAACGCTCATCTTTTAAGCTCCTGTCTTTTGTTTAATGTGTTTAAATTTAATAGGTTCGTTGTAAAATATTTAATCAATTTTCCGACCTGTTGTTCTACAACTAAACTCTGTTTGAAGTCAAATCGCGCCATGATCTGTAATGTTCAGTGAGTTGTGTCTATTTCTTGAATTTTAAAAGGCACACAGGTACTATCAGTCGAATGAGTTAAGGGAGTTGGCATGTTGAAATTGTTGAAATATTTTTTGTGGTTGGTGGTTATTGTTGCACTGGCACTCGGTTTTGATCAGCTGATGCTTAAGCTGCCGTTTCATAGTCCGGGACTGAAACAGACACAACAATTCTACGTTGATTTTCGTACTCGACTGGTAGGGCTGATGCAGGCTGATACCCTGTCATCTTCCTCTATCGAGTCTGTAATTGGGGGAACAACAGCAGTTTCAGTGCCAACCGGGGAAAAAATAAATCGCTATCTTTATGTTGACGGCAATGGAACTTTGCAGTTTGCCGACAGCCTTCAACAGGTCCCTGCAGAGTATCGTCAGGATGCGCAAAGGCTTGCAGATTAGTTTATGATAAAGCTAAGAGAATATCTTTCCGGTGTACTGTCGAGGGATGATGACCTGGACCGTGCTTGTCATAGTATCCCAGAAGAATCTTGCAGGGAATCCTCGAGGAATTTTTCCATCAATGTTTGCAATGGCGCTGCTTCAAAACTGGCAGAGCAGATTGCGGGTCCAAACCTGATCCTTCCGTGGTTGTTTCAACTACTCGGCACACCGGTCTGGATGTTTGGTTTTCTGATGCCGATTAAGCAGAGTTTTTCCTTGCTGCCACAGATGATTGTTGCAGGACAGATCAGGCAACTGGCCAAGCGTAAATGGATTTGGGTTGGTTCAGCTGTCGTTCAGGTCCTCTGTCTGCTGCTGATGATTCCGGTCGCCCTCTGGCTGTCGCCTACGGTGGCGGGTTTGTCACTATTGGGACTCCTGATAATTTTCAGTACCGCAAGTGGTACGGCTTCGGTGGCGTTTCAGGATGTTTTAGGTAAAACTATAGACAAAGGGCACCGAGGGAAATTGCTGGCGCGCAGAGCTCTTGTCGGTGGACTGCTCACCACAGTTGCTGGTTTGTTGTTAAATCGCTACCGAGAGGCACAACAAGGGCTCACTCCGGTGCTGTTTTTGTTGTTTGCTGCCGCTGTTCTTTGGGGCTTGTCTGCCCTGTTTTTTGCTTTGATTCGTGAGTTTCCCGGCGCGGTTCAGGGGGGTCGCAACGCGATTTCAGAATCGCAGGCAGGCTTCAAGCTGTTCCATCAACATTCTGGGTTCAGGAAATTTTTAGCGGCGCGTTCGTTGTTGCTTGCTGTTGAGTTAGCAACACCGTTTTTTGTGTTACACGCCGGTCAGCTGTTGCAACTGAATATTCAGAGTGTTGGTTCTCTCATTGTCGCTGTCGGTGTCTCTCAAATCCTCAGCAGCCCTTTCTGGGGAAAAATGGCGGATCAAACCAGCAAGAAGGTTATGGCTCTCAGCTCTTTAATTGCTTTTATGGCCGCGGTGTTGGCACTTTTTCTGACAGTTGTGCCCTGGTATTCATTTCAATACGCTGGTTATCTGTTGGTCTTTGTGTTGATTGGATTGGCGGAAGCGGGAGTGAGGCTGGGTCGCAAAACTTATCTGGTCGATGCCGCTCCGGCTGATGAAAGAGCAACCTATACAGCATTCAGCAACAGTTTTGTCGGCATTCTTGCCATTGTCAGCGGTGTAACCGGTTTGATTGCTCAATGGTTGGGAGCATCGGTGATGATTTTTGCCATCGCAATCTTTATGTTATTGGGTTTTTGGGTTTGCAGGCAAATGCCTGAAGCGGACGCTATGATCAGCGGTGAATCGTCTCAAGGTGTTCCATAGACATCCGCTCTCCTGTCGTTGAGAATGTCAATCTTTTTGCGGTAACTTTCCATTTCAGAAAAATCAAGTTTTGCGACCAGTTCGATGTTTTCTTCGGCAGCAATTTGCAGAACATCTCCCAGTGGTGAAATTAATTGACTGAGACCGGTAAAATCAAGCTTACCCTGAATGCCACAACAATTAGCAGCAATCACAAAGAGCTGGTTCTCAATTGCCCGGGCACGCAGAAGAGTTTTCCAATGTTCTTGGCGAGGTTTGGGCCACTCTGCGGGAATGCAGATAATCTCTGCTCCTGCTAATGCTAATTTGCGGAATAATTCCGGAAACCGCAGGTCATAGCAGATTGCTATTCCCAGCCTGCCAATTGATGTATCGATAACCAGGCTGTGATCACCGGAACTAAGAAACCGATCCTCGTGCATGGTTGAAAATAGATGTAATTTTCGATAGCTGCCGACGATTTCACTTTTATCGATAACGTAGGCTGTGTTGTAAATACGATCATCTTCGAGTTCCGGTAGACTGCCAACAGTCACTAAATCCAGCTTCAGGCATTCCTTCTGCATTTCTTCCAATACGCGCGGAGTTTCTTTTGCCAGCTCAGTAAGATTGCGATAATCGTAACCGCAGCTCCACATTTCGGGTAATACTGCCAGCCTTGCCCCTTGCTGAGCGACCCGCTGTAGTGCTGCGGTAGCTGTGTCGAGGTTAGCGTCGATATAGCCTAAAGAAATATTGAATTGGATTGAAGCGCAGATTAAATGTTTCATTTTGTTCGTCGACTTTCCTTGGCGGCGAAATTTTATTTTATCTTACGAGACTCTATTCCAAGCCGTTCTTGACGGGATTTTCTTTACCGGTAAAAAACCGTAAAAAGAAAAAAAGAATGTCATATTTTTTATTGTTTTTCCCTGCTGTCCGTGTATACTGTGTACGATTTTTTTTAACAAATAGTACACTTTTTGGGGATAAATAGCCGCCTTAGAGATGTTTTTTATACTGACAGTTTAACTGTTTTATAAAATAATGAAAAGTATTCCTTTTCGCCCGTGAAGTTTCTAAGAGAATTGGCCGAATTTTAGTAAAAAATAGAGGACTCGGATTGATTCACAACCCTTTTTAGAAAGCGCACTAACATGATCAAAATCAGTAAAGGCTTGGACTTGCCCATTACCGGCAGTCCCGAACAGACTATCTCTGACGGCTTGGCGGTTAAGACCGTTGCAGTGCTCGGTCCGGATTATGTCGGCATGAAGCCAAGCATGAGTGTAAAGGTTGGTGATCAGGTCAAGCTTGGACAACTGCTGTTCACCGATAAGAAAACTGCAGGGGTCAAATATACCGCTCCGGGTTGTGGTGAGGTGGTTGCCATAAACCGTGGCGAGCGCCGGGCTTTGCAGTCGGTTGTTATTAAATTGAATGGATCTGATGCTGAGAGCTTTGATTCATTTTCAGGGGCGGAACTGGAGACTCTGGACCGTGAAAAGGTGGTCAGCAATCTGGTTGACTCTGGTCTCTGGCCGACTTTGAAGACCAGACCTTTCAGCAAAGTTCCTGCAATTGATAGCATTCCGCACTCAATTTTTGTTGCCGCTATGGATACCAACCCGTTGGCTGCTAAAGCAGAATTGATCATCAAGGAGGAAGAACAGGCGTTTACCGACGGCCTCAAAATTCTGACTCGCCTTACTGAGGGGAAAGTTTATGTTTGCCAAAAGCCCGGAGTTGCTCTTCCTGCTGTCAGTGGGACAAGTAAGGAGGAATTTGATGGGCCTCATCCTGCCGGGCTTGCCGGTACTCATATTCACTTTCTTGATCCGGTGAATGAGGCAAAGACTGTCTGGACGATCAATTATCAGGATGTCATAGCTTTCGGTAAGTTTTTTGTTTCTGGTCAGTTGCCCGTCGATCGAGTTATCGCTCTAGGTGGCCCCGGGGTTAAGAAGCCCCGTTTATTGCGCACGCGCATTGGAGCCTCCCTCGATGAACTGTTGGCTGGTGAGCTGAATTCCGGGGAACAACGGGTTGTTTCCGGTTCTGTTTTGGATGGTACAACTGCTGAGGGGCCAATGGCATTTCTTGGGCGTTATCATCTGCAGGTATCGGTACTGCCGGAAAAACGGGATCGTGAGTTTTTTGCCTCTCTGACTGCCGGCACTGATAAATTTTCCATCAAACGGGCATTTTTGTCCGCATTTACCGGTGGACCTTCAACCCCAATGAATACCAGTCAATACGGCAGTAAAGGGAATGTCCTTGCGATAGGGTCCTTTGAAAAAGTTCTGCCGATTGACACATTGCCCAACTTCCTGCTTCGGAGTCTGGCTGCTGGAGATACAGACCAAGCTCAGGATCTTGGGTGTCTTGAACTGGCGGAAGAGGATCTGGCGTTGTGTACCTATGTCTGTGCCGGGAAGAACGATTACGGCATTATGCTGCGCGACGCTCTTACCATCATTGAGAAAGAGGGATAACGGCTGTGAAATTACTCGATGTATTGTCCGAAGCGGTAGGTAAGTCACTCTACTCCCCCGCTGATGTAACGACAGGTTCGACCCATGTGCGTGACAGTATAAATCACAAACGGGTTATGAGTATCATTATGCTGGCATTGCTGCCCTGCATTCTGATGGCGATTTGGAACAGTGGTTTTCAGGCGAACCTCACTTTGAATCAGATGTTGGCGGCCGGGCAGATTGATGCCTTGCCGACACTGAGTGACAGTACGTCATTGTCAGCCAATATGCTTAAGGGGCTAGGGAACTTTCTCCCCATGCTGATTGTTGTCATGCTGGTTCAGGCTGTCTGGGTTGCGGTTTTTGCCTCAATGCGGAAGAAAAGTATCGGTGCCGGATTTCTGGTGACCTCAGTGCTGATCGTTCTGCTTATGCCTCCGACAGCTCCTTTATGGCAGGTTGCCATCGCAACCTCGTTTGGTGTGGTTATCGGACGTGAGATTTTTGGCGGAGTCGGAATGAACTTTTTGAATCCGGCTTTGGTTGCCTGGGTGTTTATGTCTTTGGCTTATTCCGGTTCAATATCCGGTGATGCGGTTTGGACTGCAGTAGATGGTTACGCCGGCGCGACGCCATTAGCCATGGCACTTAGTGACGGGGTTTCGAGTCTGGCAGGGCAGGGGATTTCCTGGCAGTCTGCATTTTTGGGAACAATCCCGGGATCCATGGGCGAGACATCGGCTTTGGCTTGCTTGTTTGGTGCACTAATCCTGCTGGTCTCAGGTATAGCCTCATGGCGCATTATCGCTTCCATTCTGATTGGTGTTGTCGGTCTGTCTTCTGTTCTCTGTATGTTTAATCCCGAGGCGATGAGTCCGGCCTGGCATCTGGTCCTTGGCGGGTTGGCCTTTGGTATCGTTTTTTTGGCGACCGACCATTCCGCTTCAGCCATGACAGTCAAGGGACAGTGGATCTCAGGGATATTAATTGGTTTACTCATTGTAATCGTTCGTGTTTACAACCCGACAATGCCTGAGAGTGTCGGAGTTATTCTCCTGTTCGGTAGCGTTATGGCCCCACTGATTGATCGCCTGGTCGTGAACGCACACATCAAGAAAAGGAAGTTGCGCCATGTCTAATGATTCTATTTTTAAAACATTCCTGGTTGCCTTTCTGCTCTGTGTCGTCTGTTCAATTCTGGTCTGCTTGGCGGCCATCGTGCGGATCGATAAGGAAGCTTACAATAAGCAACTTGAAATACGCAAAACGGTTCTGGCTGCTGGAGGTTTTCAACAACAGATTGATGATGGCGGCAATATTGACGAGCTTTTTACTGCCAATATGGAACTCAAGCTGGTTGATCTGGAAACAGGTGAGTATACAACAGCTGTTGACGCTGCAACTTATGACCAGAAAGAAGCAGTCAATAATCCTGAGTTGTCGGTGAAGATTCCTGCCGATCAGGATCTTGCCGGAATTGGTACGCGTGCCAAGTATGCAGCTGTTTACTTGGAAAAGAGTGGCGATATTGTCTTGCCGATTCGTGGAGCAGGGATGTGGGGCCCCATGTATGGTTATATTGCAATAGCTGCTGACGGGACAACTGTCAAAGGTTTCACCTTCTATCAGCATGCTGAGACTCCAGGTTTGGGGGCAGAGGTTGATAACCCGAAATGGAAACAGCAATGGCCTGACAAGAAGTTATATAATGATTCCGGAAAGCTTGTCCTGAAGGTTGTTAAGAAGGGGGAATACAATCCAAATGCGGCTGATGCCGTTAACACAATAGATGGTATTGCGGGGTCAACAGTCACTGGCGGCAAGGTGCATAACATCATTCGTTACTGGTTTGGAGAAAATGGTTATGCTCCCTTCCTGAATAAACTCAAAGCAAAGAGAGGCTAGTCATGGCAAAAGCAAAAGACGCGCTGCTGGATCCATTATTTAACAACAATCCGATAGCCTTGCAGATTCTTGGTATCTGTTCTGCTCTGGCAGTGACTAACAAGCTATCGACCGCTTTGACAATGACAATAGCAGTGACCCTGGTTACTTCATGTTCCAACGCGGCGATCAGTGCTATCCGCAACCATATTCCAAATAGTATCCGGATTATTGTGCAGATGACCATTATTGCCACTCTGGTTATCATTATTGATCAGATGCTCAAAGCTTACCTCTATGAAATGAGTAAGGCTTTGTCCGTTTACGTTGGTCTGATTATCACGAACTGTATCGTTATGGGGCGTGCTGAAGCCTATGCGATGAAAAATCCGGTTGGGTTGAGTTTTCTGGACGGTGTCGGCAATGGTTTGGGTTATGGGGCAGTTCTCCTGGCTGTTGGCTTTGTCCGGGAACTTTTTGGTTCTGGAAAGCTTTTTGGCGTGACTATTCTGAACACTGTTAACGATGGTGGTTGGTATGTCACTAATGGTCTGATGCTGTTAGCCCCGAGTGCCTTTTTCCTGATCGGCTTCATTATCTGGGGTTTGCGTACCTGGAAACCTGAACTTCAAGAATAGGAATAACCGTGATGTCACATTATTTTATGATTTTCTTTAATTCGGTTTTCATCGACAACATTGCCCTGACCTTCTTTTTGGGGATGTGTACCTTTATCGCTGTATCAAAAAAAGTTGATACTGCGATCATGCTGAGTGCCGCTGTTATCGTTGTTGAAGTCATTACCGTGCCGGTTAACAACCTTCTTTATGTTTTTCTGCTTAAGAAGGGAGCTTTGGCTTGGGCTGGTTATCCGAATCTCGACCTGAGTTTTCTGGGTTTGATCTGTTATATCGGCGTTATTGCCGCTATCGTACAGATCCTTGAAATGGCTCTTGATAAGTATTTTCCTGCGCTGTACAACGCTTTGGGAATCTTTCTTCCTTTGATCACCGTTAACTGTGCCATTCTTGGTGCGGCTCTGTTTATGGTTGAACGTGATTATAATGTTGTTGAAAGTACCGTGTACGGTGCTGGTGTTGGTGTCGGTTTTGGTTTGGCTATCTGTTTGTTGGCAGGTATTCGCGAAAAACTTTCATACAGCGATGTTCCCAAAGGATTACGCGGAGTTGGTGTGACGTTTATTATTGTCGGTTTAATGGCCATGTCGTTTAGGGCATTTTCAGGTCTGCAATTTTAATAGCGGTAGAATTAGAGTATTAAGGATTGGGTGAATAGTATGGAACTAGTAATTGCAGGTAGTACCATGTTCACGGGAGTCATTCTCGCGTTGGTTGCCATCATTTTGGTCGCGCGCAAGAGTTTGGTTCCCAGCGGTGAAATCCACTTTTACATTAATGATGATCCTGATAAAACCATCGATACAAAGCCTGGTGGCAAGCTTCTGGGGTCGTTAGCTGAACAGGGGATCTTCATTCCTTCAGCCTGTGGTGGTGGTGGTACATGTGGTCAATGCCATATTCAGGTTTTTGACGGTGGTGGTGATATTCTTCCTACTGAAACCGGATTTATCACAAAACGTCAGGCTCGCGAAGGGCTCCGTCTTGCTTGTCAGGTTGGTGTCAAACAAGATATGAAGCTCGGCATACCGGCAGAAATTTTTGACATCAAGAAGTGGGAATGCACGGTCAGGTCAAATGACGGTAAAGCTACATTTATTAAAGAATTAATTGTTGATCTTCCTGAGGGTGAAGATTGTGATTTCAGGGCTGGTGGTTATATTCAGATTGAAGCCCCGGCGCATGAACTCTCTTACTCTGAGTTTGATATTGAAGAGGAGTATCGCGAAGATTGGGATAAATTTGATCTCTGGCGCTACAAGTCAGTAGTTAAAGAACCTATTATGCGCGCTTATTCAATGGCCAGTTATCCTCTGGAAAAAGGGATGATCATGCTCAATGTGCGCTGTTGTCCACCACCTCCGAATGTTCCGGATGCACCCCCAGGCCAGATGTCATCATTTATCTTCAACCTTAAGCCTGGTGACAAAGTTACTATTTCCGGTCCCTACGGTGAATTCTTTGCTCGGGAAACCGATAACGAGATGGTATTCATCGGTGGTGGCGCCGGTATGGCACCGATGCGGTCGCACATTTATGATCAATTATTGCGGTTAAATTCAACCCGGAAAATGACTTACTGGTATGGAGCTCGTAGTCTGAAAGAGATGTTCTATGTCGACGAGTTGAATGAACTTCAGGACAAGTATCCGAACTTCAAGTGGTATTGTGCTCTGTCAGACCCAATGCCGGAAGACAATTGGACTGGTCCGGTAGGCTTTATCCATAAC
This window encodes:
- the trxB gene encoding thioredoxin-disulfide reductase, which gives rise to MSVAEYDVIIVGGGPAGMTAGLYASRARLKTLLLEKMIMGGQMMTTTLVENWPGYPGGIGGPELMTRFQEHCVEFGLETDYGTVEKVIDNGATKTLIVDGKEITCKAVIIATGAIPRKLGVEGEEALVGKGVSYCATCDGAFFRDVPIAVIGGGDTAVEEALFLTRFASKVILVHRRDQLRATKILQDRAIADEKIEIAWNSVVESFESDNSGLTGAVLKDTLTGETRKIEIQGMFVAVGVTPTTDFISDLVELTDDGYVKAGEDTKTSVPGIFVAGDNRTTILRQVSTAVGDGAVAALMAEKHIDALDHQA
- a CDS encoding MFS transporter; the encoded protein is MIKLREYLSGVLSRDDDLDRACHSIPEESCRESSRNFSINVCNGAASKLAEQIAGPNLILPWLFQLLGTPVWMFGFLMPIKQSFSLLPQMIVAGQIRQLAKRKWIWVGSAVVQVLCLLLMIPVALWLSPTVAGLSLLGLLIIFSTASGTASVAFQDVLGKTIDKGHRGKLLARRALVGGLLTTVAGLLLNRYREAQQGLTPVLFLLFAAAVLWGLSALFFALIREFPGAVQGGRNAISESQAGFKLFHQHSGFRKFLAARSLLLAVELATPFFVLHAGQLLQLNIQSVGSLIVAVGVSQILSSPFWGKMADQTSKKVMALSSLIAFMAAVLALFLTVVPWYSFQYAGYLLVFVLIGLAEAGVRLGRKTYLVDAAPADERATYTAFSNSFVGILAIVSGVTGLIAQWLGASVMIFAIAIFMLLGFWVCRQMPEADAMISGESSQGVP
- a CDS encoding carbon-nitrogen family hydrolase produces the protein MKHLICASIQFNISLGYIDANLDTATAALQRVAQQGARLAVLPEMWSCGYDYRNLTELAKETPRVLEEMQKECLKLDLVTVGSLPELEDDRIYNTAYVIDKSEIVGSYRKLHLFSTMHEDRFLSSGDHSLVIDTSIGRLGIAICYDLRFPELFRKLALAGAEIICIPAEWPKPRQEHWKTLLRARAIENQLFVIAANCCGIQGKLDFTGLSQLISPLGDVLQIAAEENIELVAKLDFSEMESYRKKIDILNDRRADVYGTP
- a CDS encoding Na(+)-translocating NADH-quinone reductase subunit A, translated to MIKISKGLDLPITGSPEQTISDGLAVKTVAVLGPDYVGMKPSMSVKVGDQVKLGQLLFTDKKTAGVKYTAPGCGEVVAINRGERRALQSVVIKLNGSDAESFDSFSGAELETLDREKVVSNLVDSGLWPTLKTRPFSKVPAIDSIPHSIFVAAMDTNPLAAKAELIIKEEEQAFTDGLKILTRLTEGKVYVCQKPGVALPAVSGTSKEEFDGPHPAGLAGTHIHFLDPVNEAKTVWTINYQDVIAFGKFFVSGQLPVDRVIALGGPGVKKPRLLRTRIGASLDELLAGELNSGEQRVVSGSVLDGTTAEGPMAFLGRYHLQVSVLPEKRDREFFASLTAGTDKFSIKRAFLSAFTGGPSTPMNTSQYGSKGNVLAIGSFEKVLPIDTLPNFLLRSLAAGDTDQAQDLGCLELAEEDLALCTYVCAGKNDYGIMLRDALTIIEKEG
- the nqrB gene encoding NADH:ubiquinone reductase (Na(+)-transporting) subunit B: MKLLDVLSEAVGKSLYSPADVTTGSTHVRDSINHKRVMSIIMLALLPCILMAIWNSGFQANLTLNQMLAAGQIDALPTLSDSTSLSANMLKGLGNFLPMLIVVMLVQAVWVAVFASMRKKSIGAGFLVTSVLIVLLMPPTAPLWQVAIATSFGVVIGREIFGGVGMNFLNPALVAWVFMSLAYSGSISGDAVWTAVDGYAGATPLAMALSDGVSSLAGQGISWQSAFLGTIPGSMGETSALACLFGALILLVSGIASWRIIASILIGVVGLSSVLCMFNPEAMSPAWHLVLGGLAFGIVFLATDHSASAMTVKGQWISGILIGLLIVIVRVYNPTMPESVGVILLFGSVMAPLIDRLVVNAHIKKRKLRHV
- a CDS encoding Na(+)-translocating NADH-quinone reductase subunit C, whose amino-acid sequence is MSNDSIFKTFLVAFLLCVVCSILVCLAAIVRIDKEAYNKQLEIRKTVLAAGGFQQQIDDGGNIDELFTANMELKLVDLETGEYTTAVDAATYDQKEAVNNPELSVKIPADQDLAGIGTRAKYAAVYLEKSGDIVLPIRGAGMWGPMYGYIAIAADGTTVKGFTFYQHAETPGLGAEVDNPKWKQQWPDKKLYNDSGKLVLKVVKKGEYNPNAADAVNTIDGIAGSTVTGGKVHNIIRYWFGENGYAPFLNKLKAKRG
- a CDS encoding NADH:ubiquinone reductase (Na(+)-transporting) subunit D, producing MAKAKDALLDPLFNNNPIALQILGICSALAVTNKLSTALTMTIAVTLVTSCSNAAISAIRNHIPNSIRIIVQMTIIATLVIIIDQMLKAYLYEMSKALSVYVGLIITNCIVMGRAEAYAMKNPVGLSFLDGVGNGLGYGAVLLAVGFVRELFGSGKLFGVTILNTVNDGGWYVTNGLMLLAPSAFFLIGFIIWGLRTWKPELQE
- the nqrE gene encoding NADH:ubiquinone reductase (Na(+)-transporting) subunit E; this translates as MSHYFMIFFNSVFIDNIALTFFLGMCTFIAVSKKVDTAIMLSAAVIVVEVITVPVNNLLYVFLLKKGALAWAGYPNLDLSFLGLICYIGVIAAIVQILEMALDKYFPALYNALGIFLPLITVNCAILGAALFMVERDYNVVESTVYGAGVGVGFGLAICLLAGIREKLSYSDVPKGLRGVGVTFIIVGLMAMSFRAFSGLQF
- the nqrF gene encoding NADH:ubiquinone reductase (Na(+)-transporting) subunit F; this translates as MELVIAGSTMFTGVILALVAIILVARKSLVPSGEIHFYINDDPDKTIDTKPGGKLLGSLAEQGIFIPSACGGGGTCGQCHIQVFDGGGDILPTETGFITKRQAREGLRLACQVGVKQDMKLGIPAEIFDIKKWECTVRSNDGKATFIKELIVDLPEGEDCDFRAGGYIQIEAPAHELSYSEFDIEEEYREDWDKFDLWRYKSVVKEPIMRAYSMASYPLEKGMIMLNVRCCPPPPNVPDAPPGQMSSFIFNLKPGDKVTISGPYGEFFARETDNEMVFIGGGAGMAPMRSHIYDQLLRLNSTRKMTYWYGARSLKEMFYVDELNELQDKYPNFKWYCALSDPMPEDNWTGPVGFIHNVLYDLYIKDHEAPEDCEYYMCGPPLMANAVTNMLLDQGVERENIMFDDFGP